One Eremothecium cymbalariae DBVPG#7215 chromosome 2, complete sequence DNA window includes the following coding sequences:
- the RVS161 gene encoding amphiphysin-like protein RVS161 (similar to Ashbya gossypii AER193W), translating into MSWEGFKKAINRAGNSVIIKNVDKTVDKEYDIEERRYRVLEKAGKDLQKEAKGYLDSLRAVTASQVTIAEVISNLYDDSKSSSGSGYNVGNYYLQCVRDFDSETVKQLDGPFRETVLDPISKFSMYFDEIEGAIKKRDHKKQDYDAAKAKVRRLVDKPAKDATKLPRAEKELALAKEVFENLNDQLKTELPQLVALRVPYYDPSFEALVKIQLRFCTEGYTRLAQIQQYLDQQSRDDYANGVLDERIEQLLQQMSNLNICALGYK; encoded by the coding sequence ATGTCTTGGGAGGGCTTTAAGAAGGCCATTAATAGGGCTGGTAACAGTGTGATTATTAAGAATGTGGACAAGACGGTGGATAAAGAGTACGACATAGAGGAGAGGCGGTATAGAGTTCTTGAGAAGGCGGGTAAAGACTTGCAGAAGGAGGCCAAAGGGTATTTGGATTCTTTGAGGGCGGTTACAGCTTCGCAGGTGACTATTGCGGAGGTTATTTCTAATCTGTACGATGATTCTAAGTCGTCCAGTGGAAGTGGTTACAACGTAGGtaattattatttgcaaTGTGTTCGTGATTTTGATTCTGAGACGGTGAAGCAGTTGGATGGCCCATTCCGGGAGACTGTTTTGGATCCaatttccaagttttcTATGTATTTCGATGAGATTGAGGGCGCCATTAAGAAGCGTGATCACAAGAAACAAGATTATGATGCGGCCAAGGCCAAGGTGCGGCGGTTAGTTGACAAGCCTGCGAAGGATGCTACGAAGCTCCCTCGTGCGGAAAAGGAGTTGGCCTTGGCGAAGGaggtttttgaaaacttgaaTGATCAGCTCAAGACTGAATTGCCACAGTTGGTGGCTTTGCGTGTACCCTATTATGACCCTAGTTTTGAAGCTCTGGTGAAAATTCAGTTACGTTTCTGTACCGAAGGCTACACCCGTTTAGCACAGATTCAGCAGTATTTGGATCAGCAATCGCGCGATGACTACGCCAATGGTGTGTTAGATGAACGTATTGAACAGTTGCTTCAGCAAATGTCAAACCTAAACATCTGCGCTCTTGGTtacaaataa